One Halictus rubicundus isolate RS-2024b chromosome 10, iyHalRubi1_principal, whole genome shotgun sequence genomic window carries:
- the LOC143357736 gene encoding man(5)GlcNAc(2)-PP-dolichol translocation protein RFT1 isoform X2, whose product MILFLSREPFMKACLTNTAEHNWAQVVNLLWMTVPICFVMSTIFGYIWLYVLSTTEELPAYYMFAVWAVALSCIIELSSLIVQLVASAFLFVRLKIILDTIMIAIRTLTFVPLILYNPDNALFAFGVAQLVAAIFYTTSYYGYFHYYIKKINKCKLKRRMSLKDSSDEYVVKEFPFQTVMDFLPGQLENKESCLDKKLSILTWSFFRQGILKQILTEGERLIMTVMPVLTFTEQGTYEIVNNLGSLAARFIFRPIEESGYFYFTQMIKRDKSINDQNPVKVQESVNVLIHLCSAVTSIGLVVLIFGQSYSSTLLWLYGGAKLTSHLPILLMRAHCLAILLLGINGVTECYTNATADSATINKSNLIMIYESIAFLGASYLFAIWLGPVGFILGNCVNMSLRILHSTIFINRRYKDTVYRPLHGLVPKPMFSASLLVAALITNVSHAYFFPGEKVLHLIIGMIMFIIVLISWIYEHHDLIRLGTNKWYERRNRHKKSD is encoded by the exons ATGATCTTGTTCTTATCTCGAGAACCATTTATGAAAGCATGCTTAACTAACACAGCAGAACATAATTGGGCACAAGTTGTTAATCTATTATGGATGAC GGTTCCTATATGTTTTGTGATGTCTACAATATTTGGCTACATATGGCTCTACGTTTTATCAACAACCGAAGAACTACCAGCATATTATATGTTCGCAGTTTGGGCTGTTGCTCTGTCTTGTATTATTGAGTTATCATCGTTAATTGTTCAGTTGGTTGCTAGTGCATTTTTATTTGTTAGATTGAAA aTTATTCTTGACACAATTATGATTGCTATTCGTACTTTAACATTTGTTCCATTAATACTTTACAATCCAGACAATGCGTTATTTGCATTTGGAGTAGCTCAACTAGTCGCAGCAATCTTTTATACTACTAGTTACTATGGATATTTCCATTACTATATCAAAAAGATAAATAAATGTAAGCTAAAACGACGAATGTCATTGAAAGACAGTAGCGATGAATATGTTGTAAAAGaatttccatttcaaacagtaatgGATTTCCTACCTGGACAGTTGGAAAATAAA GAATCatgtttagataaaaaattatctaTTCTTACATGGAGCTTTTTTAGACAAGGAATTCTAAAACAAATTctgacagagggagagagattaATTATGACAGTGATGCCAGTATTAACATTTACAGAACAA GGAACATACGAAATTGTGAATAATTTAGGCTCTTTAGCAGCAAGATTCATTTTCCGTCCAATAGAAGAAAGtgggtatttttattttacccaAATGATCAAACGAGATAAATCAATCAATGATCAAAATCCT GTAAAAGTTCAGGAAAGCGTAAATGTTCTTATACACTTATGTTCAGCTGTTACTTCCATTGGTCTAGTTGTACTAATATTTGGTCAATCGTATTCGAGTACTCTATTGTGGTTGTACGGTGGTGCAAAATTAACTTCTCATCTGCCTATACTTTTGATGCGGGCACATTGTTTAGCCATCTTACTTTTGGGCATAAATGGTGTAACAGAGTGTTACACTAACGCTACAGCCGACAGTGCTACTATAAACAAGAGCAACTTAATTATGATTTACGAATCAATTGCGTTTTTGGGTGCATCGTATTTGTTCGCTATATGGTTAGGACCTGTCGGTTTTATTCTTGGAAATTGTGTAAACATGAGCTTAAGAATTCTGCATTCTACTATCTTCATTAATAGAAGATACAAAGACACAGTATACCGTCCATTACATGGATTAGTGCCAAAGCCTATGTTCTCTGCTTCTCTTCTTGTAGCAGCTTTAATCACCAATGTGTCTCAT GCTTACTTCTTTCCTGGTGAAAAGGTTCTACACCTAATTATTGGAATGATTATGTTTATAATAGTATTAATATCGTGGATTTACGAGCATCATGACCTAATCAGGCTTGGTACAAACAAATGGTACGAAAGAAGAAACAGACATAAGAAGAGTGATTGA
- the Lamtor5 gene encoding late endosomal/lysosomal adaptor, MAPK and MTOR activator 5 isoform X1, whose product MEKSLEKTLDDVNNMESIVGCILADHTGLCLGVKGNASTESAGIIAAIADQVAKLEEDSPTAIIALQNDNRKCLIQRQGPVVGAIYKDISM is encoded by the exons ATGGAGAAAAGTTTAGAAAAAACACTCGATGATGT aaataatATGGAGAGCATTGTTGGTTGCATCTTGGCAGATCATACAGGATTATGTTTGGGAG TCAAAGGAAATGCATCTACGGAGAGTGCAGGAATAATTGCTGCAATTGCGGATCAAGTTGCAAAGTTGGAGGAAGATTCGCCAACTGCTATCATAGCACTTCAAAATGACAACAG gaAGTGCCTTATACAACGCCAAGGTCCTGTGGTAGGTGCAATTTATAAGGATATCTCTatgtaa
- the Lamtor5 gene encoding late endosomal/lysosomal adaptor, MAPK and MTOR activator 5 isoform X2 — protein MESIVGCILADHTGLCLGVKGNASTESAGIIAAIADQVAKLEEDSPTAIIALQNDNRKCLIQRQGPVVGAIYKDISM, from the exons ATGGAGAGCATTGTTGGTTGCATCTTGGCAGATCATACAGGATTATGTTTGGGAG TCAAAGGAAATGCATCTACGGAGAGTGCAGGAATAATTGCTGCAATTGCGGATCAAGTTGCAAAGTTGGAGGAAGATTCGCCAACTGCTATCATAGCACTTCAAAATGACAACAG gaAGTGCCTTATACAACGCCAAGGTCCTGTGGTAGGTGCAATTTATAAGGATATCTCTatgtaa
- the LOC143357736 gene encoding man(5)GlcNAc(2)-PP-dolichol translocation protein RFT1 isoform X1 yields the protein MSQNILKSSLENASFNIIFQILCRGVTFVLNAFVVRHVGQAVLGVINVRLLLLESMILFLSREPFMKACLTNTAEHNWAQVVNLLWMTVPICFVMSTIFGYIWLYVLSTTEELPAYYMFAVWAVALSCIIELSSLIVQLVASAFLFVRLKIILDTIMIAIRTLTFVPLILYNPDNALFAFGVAQLVAAIFYTTSYYGYFHYYIKKINKCKLKRRMSLKDSSDEYVVKEFPFQTVMDFLPGQLENKESCLDKKLSILTWSFFRQGILKQILTEGERLIMTVMPVLTFTEQGTYEIVNNLGSLAARFIFRPIEESGYFYFTQMIKRDKSINDQNPVKVQESVNVLIHLCSAVTSIGLVVLIFGQSYSSTLLWLYGGAKLTSHLPILLMRAHCLAILLLGINGVTECYTNATADSATINKSNLIMIYESIAFLGASYLFAIWLGPVGFILGNCVNMSLRILHSTIFINRRYKDTVYRPLHGLVPKPMFSASLLVAALITNVSHAYFFPGEKVLHLIIGMIMFIIVLISWIYEHHDLIRLGTNKWYERRNRHKKSD from the exons ATGTCTCAAAACATTTTGAAAAGCAGCTTGGAAAATGCTTCCTTCAATATTATATTTCAG ATACTATGTCGAGGTGTTACATTTGTTTTGAATGCATTCGTTGTTCGACACGTTGGTCAAGCAGTTCTTGGCGTTATAAATGTAAGGCTCCTGTTGTTGGAGTCAATGATCTTGTTCTTATCTCGAGAACCATTTATGAAAGCATGCTTAACTAACACAGCAGAACATAATTGGGCACAAGTTGTTAATCTATTATGGATGAC GGTTCCTATATGTTTTGTGATGTCTACAATATTTGGCTACATATGGCTCTACGTTTTATCAACAACCGAAGAACTACCAGCATATTATATGTTCGCAGTTTGGGCTGTTGCTCTGTCTTGTATTATTGAGTTATCATCGTTAATTGTTCAGTTGGTTGCTAGTGCATTTTTATTTGTTAGATTGAAA aTTATTCTTGACACAATTATGATTGCTATTCGTACTTTAACATTTGTTCCATTAATACTTTACAATCCAGACAATGCGTTATTTGCATTTGGAGTAGCTCAACTAGTCGCAGCAATCTTTTATACTACTAGTTACTATGGATATTTCCATTACTATATCAAAAAGATAAATAAATGTAAGCTAAAACGACGAATGTCATTGAAAGACAGTAGCGATGAATATGTTGTAAAAGaatttccatttcaaacagtaatgGATTTCCTACCTGGACAGTTGGAAAATAAA GAATCatgtttagataaaaaattatctaTTCTTACATGGAGCTTTTTTAGACAAGGAATTCTAAAACAAATTctgacagagggagagagattaATTATGACAGTGATGCCAGTATTAACATTTACAGAACAA GGAACATACGAAATTGTGAATAATTTAGGCTCTTTAGCAGCAAGATTCATTTTCCGTCCAATAGAAGAAAGtgggtatttttattttacccaAATGATCAAACGAGATAAATCAATCAATGATCAAAATCCT GTAAAAGTTCAGGAAAGCGTAAATGTTCTTATACACTTATGTTCAGCTGTTACTTCCATTGGTCTAGTTGTACTAATATTTGGTCAATCGTATTCGAGTACTCTATTGTGGTTGTACGGTGGTGCAAAATTAACTTCTCATCTGCCTATACTTTTGATGCGGGCACATTGTTTAGCCATCTTACTTTTGGGCATAAATGGTGTAACAGAGTGTTACACTAACGCTACAGCCGACAGTGCTACTATAAACAAGAGCAACTTAATTATGATTTACGAATCAATTGCGTTTTTGGGTGCATCGTATTTGTTCGCTATATGGTTAGGACCTGTCGGTTTTATTCTTGGAAATTGTGTAAACATGAGCTTAAGAATTCTGCATTCTACTATCTTCATTAATAGAAGATACAAAGACACAGTATACCGTCCATTACATGGATTAGTGCCAAAGCCTATGTTCTCTGCTTCTCTTCTTGTAGCAGCTTTAATCACCAATGTGTCTCAT GCTTACTTCTTTCCTGGTGAAAAGGTTCTACACCTAATTATTGGAATGATTATGTTTATAATAGTATTAATATCGTGGATTTACGAGCATCATGACCTAATCAGGCTTGGTACAAACAAATGGTACGAAAGAAGAAACAGACATAAGAAGAGTGATTGA